Proteins from a genomic interval of Nematostella vectensis chromosome 12, jaNemVect1.1, whole genome shotgun sequence:
- the LOC125557395 gene encoding uncharacterized protein LOC125557395 — protein MPTPEDIRAQLSSDHAEQLRRKLVSEDDVQDVALARNIRDYLFRVNLENGSRAGVVSELQVAELEKARKEDDVWQMPIFRHKTAARGQAIQARAAICEKCQASPY, from the exons ATGCCGACCCCAGAAGACATCAGGGCCCAACTCAGCTCTGATCATGCAGAGCAGCTGAGGAGGAAACTGGTGTCTGAAGATGACGTACAAGATGTGGCGTTGGCTCGGAACATCAGGGACTACCTGTTCCGAGTCAACTTAGAAAATGGCAGCCGAGCCGGAGTTGTTAGTGAGCTGCAGGTGGCGGAGCTAGAAAAAGCTCGCAAAGAAGACGATGTGTGGCAGATGCCGATCTTTAGACACAAAACGGCAGCTAGGGGTCAAGCTATTCAAGCTCGTGCGGCTATATGTGAG AAATGTCAGGCCTCTCCTTACTAG
- the LOC5508310 gene encoding histamine H2 receptor, producing MFADLAIVRSYLTSVPKMDHAINTTINKTFPTTDNQSERRYVFGPVPSHIKIIVSTLVILFASLSVVGNSMVMYAIRPPKTPNNRAFSRTTAKMFVRSLVLSDLLCAIITAPLFVTEIHIPITPNAWICHLVRYFAYLFPIITIMNMIVIGIERYCVIFCPLAPPSKRVSRRLVIAAWAVGMLMTFIPNINMKRRRYDIDDDKYTLFCSYDNSTPSSRIANTAFSILIYYLPSIVLTVICIKILRFLKRQKQGARGQGSPFVNSMWRYKGSYMLVSLIFAFILPYLLYFIYFTAMTILKPKVSYVIDFTVRYAAAIIGYANGFLNPLIYLICMQDVRARVKALFTRRRRPPHGVYALSEGENRHPNKSIEKGTGQHMLSYTNPSIEQTHHPRTAPAGNYKAPSSEESSGKATVLFLDLGSFSSTADTAIDSSTEVVTKF from the exons ATGTTTGCAG ACCTGGCAATAGTTAGAAGCTACTTGACAAGTGTGCCCAAAATGGATCATGCCATCAATACCACAATCAACAAAACCTTTCCTACAACTgacaaccaatcagagcgcagATACGTCTTCGGCCCGGTCCCTTCTCATATCAAGATTATCGTCAGCACATTGGTTATTCTGTTCGCCTCTCTTTCCGTGGTGGGGAACAGCATGGTGATGTACGCTATAAGACCGCCGAAAACTCCCAACAACAGAGCTTTCAGCAGAACCACAGCTAAGATGTTCGTGCGCAGCTTGGTCTTATCAGATCTCCTATGTGCAATTATAACTGCCCCTTTATTTGTGACGGAGATACACATCCCAATAACACCGAATGCCTGGATTTGTCACCTCGTGAGGTACTTTGCTTACCTTTTTCCAATCATAACAATAATGAATATGATTGTGATTGGAATTGAAAGATACTGCGTCATCTTTTGTCCACTCGCCCCGCCAAGCAAAAGAGTGTCAAGGAGGCTCGTTATCGCAGCTTGGGCTGTTGGGATGCTCATGACGTTCATACCGAACATCAACATGAAGAGAAGAAGATATGATATCGACGACGATAAGTACACCCTTTTCTGCTCCTACGACAATTCCACGCCTTCTAGTAGAATCGCCAACACAGCCTTCAGCATTTTGATCTATTACCTTCCTTCAATCGTACTCACAGTTATCTGCATCAAGATTTTAAGGTTTCTTAAGCGCCAGAAACAAGGAGCTCGAGGTCAGGGGAGTCCATTTGTCAACTCAATGTGGCGCTACAAAGGCAGCTACATGTTGGTATCTCTTATCTTTGCTTTCATCCTTCCTTACCTTTTGTATTTCATTTACTTCACTGCGATGACAATTCTCAAGCCCAAAGTAAGCTATGTCATCGACTTCACCGTCAGGTACGCTGCTGCCATCATCGGCTATGCCAATGGATTTTTGAATCCTCTTATCTATCTTATCTGCATGCAAGATGTTCGTGCACGTGTAAAGGCTCTGTTTACAAGAAGGAGAAGGCCACCGCATGGCGTGTACGCCTTGAGTGAGGGGGAAAACAGACACCCTAACAAGAGCATCGAAAAGGGAACAGGCCAGCACATGCTGTCGTACACAAACCCTAGCATTGAGCAAACACACCATCCGCGTACAGCTCCAGCTGGAAATTACAAAGCACCATCGTCCGAAGAATCATCGGGCAAGGCTACAGTTTTATTCTTGGATCTAGGCTCTTTTTCATCGACCGCTGATACAGCTATTGACTCCAGTACCGAGGTTGTAACAAAATTTTAA
- the LOC5508295 gene encoding syntaxin-8 has product MALDSWLTQFKTVEQYGQEVMEKINVRNQQRRAGGNFSKAQTDARLMLKNFTRDVGSLKQSLLRASSSYHITEREVQRRQNMLDQLVTKEKQLSSAFNQETTSNDFGRDTLLAGSSRGPNPFSSPAIETDDMSVGDMRNQQQQIISEQDRGLEALSSIIQRQKMIGYAIGDEVDSQNEIIDEVTDQTTLTNARIVKATTHAQKVSAKSSTCGMLVVIVLLLITIVIVGVVPK; this is encoded by the exons atggcgcTCGATTCTTG GTTGACGCAGTTCAAAACAGTTGAGCAGTATGGACAGGAAGTCATGGAAAAGATCAACGTACGCAATCAACAGCGACGGGCCGGAGGAAATTTCTCAAAG gctcAGACTGATGCCAGACTGATGCTAAAGAACTTTACTCGAGATGTAGGATCACTGAAGCAGTCTCTCCTCCGGGCCTCATCTTCCTACCACAT AACAGAGAGAGAAGTTCAAAGAAGACAGAACATGCTAGACCAGCTTGTTACCAA AGAAAAGCAGCTCTCCTCAGCCTTTAATCAAGAGACGACTTCCAATGATTTTGGAAG GGACACTCTTCTGGCCGGTAGCTCAAGGGGTCCAAATCCATTTAGTTCACCAGCGATTGAAACAGATGACATGTCTGTTGGGGACATGAGAAACCAGCAGCAACAAATAATTTCTG AGCAAGATCGAGGTCTTGAAGCCTTGTCAAGTATTATCCAGCGGCAAAAGATGATTGGCTATGCCATTGGGGATGAAGTAGATTCACAAAACG AGATAATTGATGAAGTCACAGACCAGACAACTCTGACCAACGCGAGAATTGTCAAGGCAACTACACATGCCCAAAAAGTCTCTGCCAAATCATCCACTTGTG GAATGCTGGTCGTAATCGTCCTTCTTCTCATCACAATCGTTATCGTCGGTGTTGTGCCGAAATAG
- the LOC5508306 gene encoding netrin-1, with translation MFTYLGSYHLKVGVLLCLYQGCVSILSAYGGQAKDCYNEFNRAQLCQPAFHDLAYNKDVYVSHTCGEKSRRFCPPMSVRGRTACGFCDERNAKTSHPAKYLTDVHNENNVTCWQADPVQSRENVTLILSFGKTYDITYVSLQFCGIRPDSMGIYKSMDYGKSWQAYQFYSSRCEKMYGRVTNGEISPENEQVALCTDGHLLRPLYGGRIAFSTLEGRPSASKMDYSAVMQEWVMATDIKVEFNMISRSARPRDSLYYAVSEFNVGGRCHCNGHASECVPDRNGRQVCDCKHNTVGVDCGACRPFFNDRPWRPATHHSANECKMCNCNLHARTCVFSMELFKLSGGRSGGVCVKCRHNTAGRYCHYCREGFYKDPNKHITHIKVCRQCNCHPHGSRGRVCNQSTGQCPCKEGVVGRSCDKCAPGYKSTKSNIVPCIETPNVVMSQESSTPRSRDQGCSQCRRVPLKVKRFCRKDFALKVTVVRVEKKLPNSWVRATVNINTLFKRSRTRRVRRGDGYVWIKKRDFRCRCPKLKPGRSYFIAGNLRGQSRKRSIVLNGRSVVLPWNEKLLKRIYRFIKLQRNNNC, from the exons ATGTTCACCTATCTAGGGTCGTACCACCTCAAGGTCGGAGTTCTACTCTGCTTATACCAGGGCTGCGTCTCAATACTTTCAGCGTACGGCGGACAGGCGAAGGACTGTTATAACGAATTCAATCGCGCTCAGCTCTGCCAGCCAGCATTTCACGACCTCGCGTACAACAAAGATGTGTATGTATCACACACTTGCGGGGAGAAATCACGGAGATTTTGCCCTCCAATGAGCGTTCGAGGAAGGACAGCGTGCGGATTCTGCGACGAGAGAAACGCGAAGACGTCTCACCCGGCGAAATACTTGACAGACGTGCACAATGAGAATAATGTAACGTGCTGGCAAGCAGACCCGGTACAAAGCCGGGAGAACGTCACTCTTATTCTGTCGTTCGGTAAAACATATGATATTACGTACGTAAGTCTGCAGTTCTGCGGGATAAGGCCTGACTCCATGGGGATCTATAAAAGCATGGATTACGGCAAATCATGGCAAGCGTACCAGTTCTACTCTAGCAGATGCGAGAAAATGTACGGACGTGTGACGAATGGGGAGATTTCGCCTGAGAACGAACAGGTCGCACTCTGTACGGACGGCCACCTTTTACGCCCTTTATACGGAGGTCGCATCGCGTTCAGTACTCTAGAGGGTAGACCCTCTGCGTCAAAGATGGACTACAGTGCGGTGATGCAAGAATGGGTGATGGCTACAGATATCAAAGTTGAGTTCAATATGATAAGTCGCAGCGCGCGGCCAAGGGACAGTCTATACTACGCGGTGTCCGAATTTAACGTGGGCGGGCGGTGCCATTGTAATGGCCATGCCAGTGAATGCGTGCCGGACAGGAACGGACGGCAGGTCTGTGACTGTAAACACAACACTGTCGGGGTGGACTGTGGCGCTTGTAGACCTTTCTTTAATGATCGACCATGGCGACCGGCGACTCACCACTCTGCCAACGAATGCAAAA TGTGCAACTGCAATCTTCATGCACGCACATGCGTGTTCAGTATGGAGCTCTTCAAACTGTCAGGGGGTAGGAGCGGAGGCGTTTGTGTTAAATGTCGGCATAACACCGCTGGACGGTACTGCCACTACTGCCGCGAGGGCTTTTACAAGGATCCAAACAAGCACATTACGCACATTAAAGTCTGCAGGC AATGTAACTGCCATCCACATGGGTCACGTGGTCGAGTGTGTAATCAGAGCACGGGGCAGTGCCCCTGCAAGGAGGGCGTGGTCGGCAGGTCATGTGACAAGTGTGCCCCTGGCTATAAAAGCACAAAGTCTAATATCGTCCCCTGTATAG AAACCCCGAATGTCGTCATGTCTCAAGAGTCGTCAACCccaaggtcacgtgatcaag GTTGCTCTCAATGTCGACGTGTCCCTTTGAAAGTCAAACGGTTTTGCCGCAAAGATTTTG CCTTGAAGGTCACAGTTGTCCGTGTGGAGAAAAAACTTCCAAACTCCTGGGTCCGAGCCACTGTCAACATCAACACACTTTTCAAGCGCTCGCGCACAAGGCGTGTCAGACGGGGTGACGGCTACGTGTGGATCAAGAAACGAGACTTCAGATGCCGCTGTCCAAAACTCAAACCCGGCCGTAGCTACTTTATAGCGGGGAATCTAAGGGGACAGAGCCGTAAGAGGTCCATTGTCCTCAATGGTCGCAGCGTTGTGCTACCATGGAATGAAAAACTGTTAAAGCGCATCTATAGATTCATTAAACTCCAGCGTAACAACAACTGTTGA